A portion of the Leptospira kanakyensis genome contains these proteins:
- a CDS encoding DUF445 family protein has product MDVAKLDAWYRRLLVIFSIIGGGFQLYYEGNVWVNAVFVILMAGMVGYFTNFLAIKMLFQPKHGKVLGWSGLVPKNKSKIAKSLGESIQSNLLHPDIILTYIYERNLVETGIQKIVKEIDEAIHNVEIRTMLVTKIISMLKERGPEILEVIFDFSEETMKKMAERPEEVQKLWDYTKERLTYYLTEETNREELGKQLRVVLLEEMPKLANLLNEGLEEYLKTRSTLGKIGIGVKKIFSFNEEAIRELLERFVKDPETSDQFMKMMDEMMAGLQERLNSKETQEFITGKISNWLEASGDYARQNLLPSGIERLQAYLDDPNNWEEIEKNFFRAVDWVKKRLLEFMNSEEGKVYLKTNIEKFVHNINVTALVEERVMALDTDDLEKMILDNTGGNLVVIQFLGGILGMIAGLIQVHIYFAVPVGALVLITYIAHYRNQKRIPTEG; this is encoded by the coding sequence ATGGACGTTGCTAAATTAGATGCCTGGTATCGTAGACTACTTGTAATTTTCTCCATCATTGGTGGGGGTTTTCAACTTTACTACGAAGGGAATGTTTGGGTCAATGCTGTCTTCGTGATCCTTATGGCAGGGATGGTGGGATACTTCACCAATTTTCTCGCAATCAAAATGTTATTCCAACCTAAACACGGTAAGGTGCTTGGTTGGTCAGGCCTTGTCCCTAAAAACAAATCGAAAATTGCTAAATCACTCGGAGAAAGCATCCAAAGTAACTTACTCCACCCCGATATTATTTTAACTTATATCTACGAACGTAACTTAGTAGAAACGGGAATCCAAAAAATCGTCAAAGAAATTGATGAAGCCATTCACAACGTAGAAATCAGAACCATGCTTGTGACAAAAATCATTTCCATGTTAAAAGAAAGAGGGCCAGAAATTTTAGAAGTTATCTTTGATTTTTCAGAAGAAACCATGAAGAAGATGGCAGAACGTCCAGAAGAAGTTCAAAAACTTTGGGACTATACAAAAGAACGCCTAACATACTATCTTACGGAAGAAACCAATCGCGAAGAGTTAGGAAAACAACTTCGAGTTGTATTACTTGAAGAGATGCCAAAACTTGCAAACTTACTCAACGAAGGGTTAGAAGAGTATTTAAAAACCAGAAGTACGCTTGGTAAAATTGGAATTGGAGTGAAAAAGATTTTTTCCTTTAACGAAGAAGCCATTCGTGAACTTTTAGAGCGATTTGTCAAAGATCCGGAAACCTCCGACCAGTTTATGAAAATGATGGATGAGATGATGGCCGGTCTCCAAGAAAGACTGAACTCGAAAGAAACACAAGAATTCATTACAGGAAAAATTTCCAATTGGTTGGAAGCCAGTGGTGATTACGCAAGGCAAAACCTTTTACCATCGGGAATCGAGAGGTTACAGGCTTATCTGGATGATCCGAACAATTGGGAAGAAATTGAAAAAAACTTTTTTCGTGCTGTGGATTGGGTCAAAAAACGCCTGCTCGAATTTATGAACAGTGAAGAAGGTAAGGTTTATCTCAAAACCAATATTGAAAAATTTGTCCACAATATCAATGTCACAGCCCTTGTTGAAGAACGGGTGATGGCACTTGACACCGATGATTTAGAAAAAATGATTTTGGATAATACTGGAGGAAATCTCGTAGTCATACAATTCTTAGGTGGAATTTTGGGAATGATCGCAGGACTCATCCAAGTTCATATCTATTTTGCAGTTCCTGTGGGAGCCCTTGTCCTGATTACCTACATTGCACATTACAGAAATCAAAAACGAATCCCCACAGAGGGATGA
- a CDS encoding DUF4105 domain-containing protein — protein sequence MFSLPHYLLISLLFFFTTTVGATEPSFDSNLLELDFVTSRKQGENLPKTSRAEQYLKELVAEAKEKHLAEETHWYRLLRFKKTRWGFWESEVDNKRYFLSKEGKYNPEKELIATLYSFFTEETIPEGLLHPQCSYPERYHWLKEKLNFDINRLPEVTCERFEVWKKSLDPDSLSVIFASYYMQTPASMFGHTLVKLNNKVNENAELLDYGVNYAANPGEMNVFSYVYKGLIGGYSGNFSIFPYYLKVNEYNDLESRDIWEYKLNLKPDEKERFLRHLWEMGRADFDYYFINENCSYHLVEILEVAIPELNISNQVGWMVTPSDTIKKYMAEEGLVLSRKYRPSLYSKIKYKINEMSEEERNTYFEMIRLEKTFFPDPKENFRISLVTDAVLDTFRYRDSTNNNTHSKKHKDYYDKLLVFRSKQNDEYTTKETFPLSTPPEESHPLSRVASSFGVSSLGNFVELRYRIVYHDLLNVSRGHTPNSELAFFDTTIRTYENKKPELTSMSVIKLTSISPYNSISKDFSYMVDTGIQTAVYRKNDETLRKQVGNFDFRFGYSFSNEFGKTPMSFGVLSVLAGVKAQNGRMFENDVRYGVNFSLLYQKEWGAWKIFTGATAQNYQLSQNFNTYYATIKVRYAFSNRHELRVEVNGERFYEETLISYHYLF from the coding sequence GTGTTTTCCCTTCCTCATTACCTCCTTATCTCGTTATTATTTTTTTTCACCACTACGGTTGGGGCCACAGAACCTTCGTTTGATTCGAATCTCCTTGAATTGGATTTTGTCACTTCTCGGAAACAAGGAGAAAATCTTCCTAAAACTTCTAGAGCAGAGCAATATTTGAAAGAGTTAGTTGCAGAAGCCAAAGAAAAACATTTAGCAGAAGAAACACATTGGTACAGGTTATTAAGATTTAAAAAAACGAGATGGGGGTTTTGGGAGAGTGAGGTGGATAACAAACGTTATTTCCTTTCCAAAGAAGGAAAATACAATCCAGAAAAAGAACTCATTGCCACACTCTATAGTTTTTTTACGGAAGAAACCATTCCCGAAGGGTTGTTACATCCACAATGTTCTTATCCAGAAAGATACCACTGGTTAAAAGAGAAGTTGAATTTTGATATAAATCGACTACCTGAAGTTACCTGTGAAAGGTTTGAAGTTTGGAAAAAATCTTTAGATCCTGATTCCTTATCAGTTATTTTTGCCTCTTATTATATGCAAACACCGGCTTCAATGTTTGGACATACACTGGTCAAACTAAATAACAAAGTAAATGAGAATGCCGAGTTGTTGGATTATGGAGTCAATTATGCTGCTAACCCAGGAGAGATGAATGTTTTTTCTTATGTTTATAAAGGTTTAATTGGTGGTTATTCGGGTAACTTTTCAATTTTTCCTTATTACCTGAAGGTGAACGAATATAATGATTTGGAAAGTCGTGATATTTGGGAATACAAACTGAATTTGAAACCTGACGAAAAAGAAAGGTTTTTGCGCCACCTTTGGGAGATGGGAAGAGCAGATTTTGATTATTATTTTATCAACGAAAACTGTTCCTACCATTTGGTAGAAATTTTAGAAGTTGCGATTCCAGAATTAAATATAAGTAACCAAGTAGGTTGGATGGTGACTCCAAGTGACACCATAAAAAAATATATGGCAGAAGAAGGGCTTGTTCTTTCCAGAAAATATCGTCCTTCCTTATATTCCAAAATTAAATATAAAATCAATGAAATGTCAGAGGAGGAACGAAATACATACTTTGAAATGATTCGTTTGGAAAAAACATTCTTTCCTGATCCTAAAGAAAATTTTCGGATTTCTCTAGTGACTGATGCAGTGTTGGATACATTTAGGTATCGTGATTCCACCAATAATAATACACATTCAAAAAAACATAAAGACTACTATGACAAGTTACTCGTTTTCCGGAGCAAACAAAATGATGAATATACGACAAAGGAAACATTCCCTTTATCGACTCCACCTGAAGAATCCCATCCGCTCAGTCGGGTGGCGTCATCATTCGGTGTGTCTTCCTTAGGAAATTTTGTCGAACTTCGATATCGAATTGTTTATCATGATTTGTTAAATGTGAGTAGAGGCCACACTCCTAATTCGGAGTTGGCATTTTTTGATACGACGATAAGGACTTATGAAAACAAAAAGCCAGAATTAACTTCTATGAGTGTAATCAAGTTAACATCCATAAGTCCATATAATTCAATCTCTAAAGATTTTTCATATATGGTAGATACGGGAATACAAACTGCCGTTTATCGAAAAAACGATGAAACTCTCAGGAAACAAGTTGGTAATTTTGATTTTCGTTTTGGGTATTCTTTTTCAAATGAATTTGGAAAAACACCTATGAGTTTTGGTGTTCTGAGTGTTCTTGCTGGTGTCAAAGCCCAAAACGGAAGGATGTTTGAAAATGATGTTCGGTATGGTGTCAATTTTAGTTTGTTGTATCAAAAGGAATGGGGTGCTTGGAAAATTTTTACAGGTGCCACAGCTCAAAATTACCAACTCAGTCAAAACTTTAATACATATTATGCTACCATTAAGGTTCGGTATGCATTTTCAAATAGGCATGAACTCCGAGTGGAAGTTAACGGAGAAAGATTTTATGAAGAAACCCTTATATCCTATCATTATTTATTTTAA
- a CDS encoding serine hydrolase domain-containing protein, giving the protein MILFFKGMKSRSPKKTKSRLDSKKSPSKTQTKVKKDPLLPIRPLPILFPLPPFSNRKRISFFLFFNILFFFQCSSLQEKPKEVYHNNVVTTETEILSKIDGLQNSGIQSLAYMYMLGDGVVHAGNHGGDEKIQVPRFKVGSITKLFTGIALLQLQDKGKLKLDDEVSKYLPEIKKMQSRGKNFPEITLRDILTHQSGLPSDLASGFFLSPEANDNEILESFHSLPKHLTDMERNEPGKTHSYSNFGFGLLGVVIERVSGLGIEEYFQKEIFKKAGMKHSTLLEFHEGSDLVPGYYGFFWKTKTKPQKIRDLTAGSLSSTGEDMGLFMKALFQSKKGKGLLSKESFAEFHRIQKGPSSNFQMKLGLPVLLQEKIGGGKTVWISGHSGSLPPYFADLVYDPETEIVSFLAGNTTGFATAEIQPTNNEILNTVFEYKSGNSLEPLPLPERKEQNRLDGYFGLYVSPFGIHELKEGNPPKLEIMGFDFDLVEKENRFGVNLSLFFGLIPIRDKKLESLRLEFENWDQDKIFNLYSPNMVKGSLGFAHKFQPNQNLPEESYFTRYSTKDPHSLIPQLGLEKDKRGFLLLSINYSLGGLSYSTTLPCQMESATNLRILGYGRNLGERVEIKKFAGKPVLVYSGIEFIGD; this is encoded by the coding sequence ATGATTTTATTTTTTAAAGGAATGAAATCTCGGTCTCCTAAAAAAACAAAGTCTCGACTTGATTCCAAAAAATCACCATCTAAAACCCAAACCAAGGTAAAGAAAGATCCTCTCCTTCCTATCCGACCTTTACCTATACTTTTTCCTCTCCCACCATTCTCCAATCGCAAACGAATTTCTTTTTTCCTTTTTTTTAACATTTTATTTTTCTTCCAATGTTCTTCTTTGCAAGAGAAACCGAAGGAGGTTTATCACAACAACGTTGTTACTACAGAGACAGAGATTTTATCCAAAATAGACGGACTACAAAATTCAGGAATCCAATCCTTGGCATACATGTATATGTTAGGTGATGGGGTGGTTCATGCCGGAAACCATGGGGGAGATGAAAAAATACAAGTTCCAAGATTTAAAGTTGGAAGTATCACCAAACTATTTACTGGGATTGCTCTTTTACAATTACAAGACAAGGGCAAACTGAAACTAGATGACGAGGTTTCTAAGTATTTACCCGAAATCAAAAAGATGCAAAGTCGGGGAAAAAATTTTCCTGAGATCACCCTTCGTGACATCCTCACCCACCAATCGGGACTTCCCTCTGATTTAGCCTCCGGTTTTTTTCTTTCCCCCGAAGCAAATGACAATGAGATCTTGGAATCCTTTCATTCCCTTCCGAAACATCTCACCGATATGGAAAGAAATGAACCTGGTAAAACCCATTCTTATTCCAATTTTGGATTTGGACTTCTTGGAGTTGTGATCGAACGAGTGTCAGGTCTTGGGATCGAAGAATATTTCCAAAAAGAAATTTTTAAAAAAGCAGGAATGAAACATTCCACCTTACTTGAGTTTCATGAAGGATCAGATCTTGTTCCTGGTTACTATGGTTTTTTTTGGAAAACAAAAACAAAACCTCAGAAAATTCGAGATTTAACTGCGGGTTCTCTTTCTTCCACCGGGGAAGATATGGGCCTTTTTATGAAAGCTTTGTTTCAAAGTAAAAAAGGGAAAGGTTTACTCTCTAAAGAGAGTTTTGCGGAATTCCATCGCATCCAAAAAGGCCCAAGTTCCAATTTTCAAATGAAACTTGGGCTTCCGGTTTTACTCCAAGAAAAGATCGGAGGTGGGAAAACAGTTTGGATTTCGGGACATTCCGGATCCCTTCCACCTTACTTTGCTGATTTGGTTTATGATCCAGAAACAGAAATTGTCAGTTTCCTCGCAGGGAATACCACTGGTTTTGCCACGGCAGAAATCCAACCAACAAACAACGAAATTCTGAACACTGTATTTGAATATAAATCAGGAAATTCTTTGGAACCACTCCCGCTTCCAGAAAGAAAAGAACAAAATCGATTGGATGGATACTTTGGGCTTTATGTTTCTCCTTTTGGAATCCATGAGTTGAAGGAAGGAAATCCTCCCAAACTAGAAATCATGGGATTCGATTTTGATTTGGTGGAAAAGGAAAATCGATTTGGGGTCAATTTATCTCTGTTTTTCGGCTTAATTCCCATAAGAGACAAAAAGTTGGAATCCTTACGTCTGGAATTTGAAAATTGGGATCAGGATAAAATCTTTAATTTATACTCTCCTAATATGGTAAAAGGAAGTCTCGGGTTTGCCCATAAGTTCCAACCTAACCAAAATCTACCGGAAGAGTCTTATTTTACCCGTTATTCGACCAAAGATCCCCATTCTTTGATTCCTCAGTTGGGATTAGAGAAGGACAAACGTGGTTTTCTTTTGCTTTCCATCAACTATTCGCTTGGTGGCTTAAGTTATTCCACCACCTTACCTTGCCAGATGGAATCTGCTACAAACCTTCGGATTTTGGGATACGGTCGAAACCTGGGAGAAAGGGTGGAAATTAAAAAATTCGCAGGAAAACCTGTTTTGGTCTATTCGGGAATTGAGTTTATCGGGGATTAG
- a CDS encoding toprim domain-containing protein translates to MAQKTEKTSGNSRNFKKLSHVEHVRMRTGMWLGQNSLSTFEQHFFTKDSAGTYEVSHEELSDIPAKIKCLDEACMNCVDEYRKNLNDKSIPEKDKMNKLIVQLSTDRKRVTIQDNGRGIPADNAEGVYLHLMYGENFDDIAKEDHVAGQNGVGISLVRMVSSFFKVKTINGGKAYKKMFSIHDDAKKVIRSFKLPKEDMERVFLYFDEHGTFADCPLLSADQIKQLKAPCDKTGMTAVIETAKKEDHGTTVEFELNPAYFNNLDTTFNINLVKQYLQDIAMSNPGLEVVFIHKTGKEKYKFKKGFDEIFSNSEMVYYKLDYADKTSASQIHMETYVVLGQNKNLTWVNSIFCPQGGSAIEYLENRLCDEVRKKSQIVSLEKKLNTQCTRNDVRSCFHMYVNLRILNPRFKSQDKSYLINDLNEDIRKSVDKHLDKLLKKTGLIEEIKMVMERRTQLKQLEDAQKGLRKASRNNIPKLMPPTGKPNDPGRILFVAEGDSAIAGLRPARNPKLHGLFPLRGKPLNCKGMSLAKAMQNEEMKNIVAIVGLPLDQKVKSIDELHYDRISIITDADFDGYAIRSLMLSFFYEYWPELFDLGFINISAAPLYEVDVKWKDAKKETVFCIDDSDYDKLVARVNKQGAEITRKKRNKGLGETGKEAMKYAVDHCMTTITVGNKKTAKNTQDLWFHKDYADKRREAISEYSMSAIQD, encoded by the coding sequence ATGGCTCAAAAAACTGAAAAAACCTCAGGAAATTCGCGAAATTTTAAGAAATTATCTCACGTAGAACACGTGCGGATGAGGACAGGGATGTGGCTTGGCCAAAACTCATTGTCCACTTTCGAACAACATTTTTTTACTAAGGACAGTGCGGGAACGTACGAAGTGTCACATGAAGAACTATCTGACATTCCTGCTAAAATCAAATGTTTAGATGAAGCTTGTATGAACTGTGTGGATGAGTATCGTAAAAACTTAAACGACAAATCCATTCCAGAAAAAGACAAGATGAACAAACTCATTGTACAGTTGTCTACAGATCGTAAACGAGTTACCATCCAAGACAATGGTCGTGGGATTCCTGCGGACAATGCAGAAGGTGTTTACCTCCACTTGATGTATGGAGAAAACTTTGATGATATTGCAAAAGAAGATCATGTTGCTGGACAAAACGGTGTGGGGATCTCTCTTGTAAGAATGGTTTCTTCTTTTTTTAAAGTGAAAACCATCAATGGTGGAAAAGCTTATAAGAAGATGTTTAGCATTCATGATGATGCTAAAAAAGTCATTCGTAGTTTCAAACTTCCTAAAGAAGATATGGAAAGAGTGTTTTTATATTTTGATGAACACGGAACTTTTGCAGACTGTCCTCTTCTTTCCGCAGACCAAATCAAACAACTGAAAGCTCCTTGTGACAAAACAGGGATGACTGCTGTGATTGAAACTGCTAAAAAAGAAGACCACGGAACCACTGTTGAGTTTGAATTAAACCCTGCTTATTTTAACAACCTGGACACTACTTTTAACATTAATTTGGTGAAACAGTATCTCCAAGACATCGCCATGTCGAATCCAGGTTTGGAAGTTGTATTCATCCACAAAACGGGAAAGGAAAAATACAAATTCAAAAAGGGTTTTGATGAAATCTTTAGTAACTCCGAGATGGTTTACTATAAATTAGATTATGCGGATAAAACATCTGCGTCTCAAATCCACATGGAAACCTATGTGGTTTTGGGCCAAAACAAAAACCTAACTTGGGTGAACTCGATTTTTTGCCCTCAAGGTGGATCGGCCATTGAGTATTTGGAAAACAGACTTTGTGATGAGGTTCGTAAAAAATCTCAGATTGTCAGTTTAGAAAAGAAACTCAACACACAATGTACACGTAATGACGTCAGAAGTTGTTTCCACATGTATGTGAACCTTCGGATCCTCAATCCACGTTTTAAATCCCAAGATAAGTCTTACCTCATCAATGATTTGAATGAGGACATTCGAAAGTCTGTGGATAAACACCTCGACAAACTTTTGAAGAAAACTGGCCTCATCGAAGAAATTAAGATGGTGATGGAACGTAGAACCCAGTTAAAACAGCTCGAGGACGCGCAGAAAGGCCTCCGCAAGGCGTCTCGGAACAATATCCCTAAGTTGATGCCTCCGACGGGCAAACCAAACGATCCAGGCCGAATTCTTTTTGTGGCGGAAGGGGACTCTGCGATTGCGGGTTTACGCCCTGCAAGAAATCCTAAGTTACATGGACTTTTCCCTCTGCGTGGAAAACCGCTTAACTGTAAGGGGATGTCTCTTGCCAAAGCCATGCAAAATGAAGAGATGAAAAACATCGTTGCCATCGTGGGCCTTCCACTCGACCAAAAGGTGAAGTCCATTGATGAACTTCATTACGATCGCATCAGTATCATCACAGATGCGGATTTTGATGGTTATGCCATTCGTTCTCTCATGTTGTCTTTTTTCTATGAGTATTGGCCGGAACTTTTTGATTTAGGTTTTATCAATATCTCTGCGGCACCACTTTATGAAGTGGATGTAAAGTGGAAGGATGCAAAAAAAGAAACTGTATTCTGTATTGATGATTCCGACTATGATAAGTTAGTTGCTCGTGTGAACAAACAAGGTGCCGAAATCACTCGTAAAAAACGAAACAAGGGACTTGGGGAAACAGGGAAAGAGGCTATGAAGTATGCTGTCGATCATTGTATGACCACCATCACTGTGGGAAACAAAAAGACTGCTAAAAATACGCAAGACCTTTGGTTTCACAAAGACTATGCGGACAAACGCCGCGAAGCCATTTCTGAATACTCAATGAGTGCGATCCAAGACTAA
- a CDS encoding DNA gyrase subunit A, with the protein MKNEEQYPKRPFEDQVNDDQRKYSRYVCDSRAIPQEIDGLKPVQRRILWAMWNSDARNRHTKTVKVAGLAMGYHPHGDRSIQDALSQMAQDFAFANNYPLVNGEGTFGDVLDPNAIASPRYTEVKLSDFAKDLGFFESLPDIDYVKNYDETEDEPIHFVGKVPVVLLNNIQGIATGFRCFIPAHKLSDIIESQVTYLKTGKPKKVTPWYKGYGGEVKLSKNDNGSTVMSTTFGFKKEDGKLFLVDAPMNWNREKVVNYLDDLIEKKDNWLKDYVDHSSQTFKIELVAKKGEEPSEKEIKELFSKENNEVLTINVITHEGKLRNFTPEEIIKRFCDFRKTHLIRRFKRLAGLEKEKIDRNSELIRFIKEKWNEKVTGIKSKKEFEDKLKAAKFVYFEWLSSIPVYRMTLEEVRKCEDAIVEAKTKYTEYTALQKDDKKLTGFMTDELDELKKKWDPK; encoded by the coding sequence ATGAAGAACGAAGAACAGTATCCAAAACGCCCCTTTGAAGACCAAGTGAATGATGACCAAAGGAAATACTCTCGCTATGTATGCGATTCAAGAGCCATTCCGCAAGAAATTGATGGTCTAAAGCCTGTTCAACGAAGGATTTTATGGGCGATGTGGAACTCAGATGCCCGTAACCGACACACCAAAACGGTAAAAGTTGCCGGTCTTGCTATGGGATACCATCCGCATGGAGATCGTTCGATCCAAGATGCGCTCTCACAAATGGCACAAGACTTTGCTTTTGCCAACAACTATCCCTTGGTAAATGGAGAAGGAACTTTCGGAGACGTTTTAGACCCGAATGCAATTGCTTCTCCTCGTTATACGGAAGTCAAACTTTCTGACTTTGCCAAGGATTTGGGTTTTTTCGAAAGTTTGCCCGACATCGATTATGTCAAAAACTACGATGAAACGGAAGATGAACCCATCCATTTCGTAGGAAAAGTTCCAGTTGTACTCTTAAATAACATCCAAGGAATTGCAACGGGTTTCCGTTGTTTCATTCCAGCTCATAAACTCAGCGACATCATTGAATCTCAGGTAACTTATTTAAAAACAGGGAAACCTAAAAAGGTCACCCCATGGTACAAAGGGTACGGTGGGGAAGTGAAGTTGTCCAAAAATGACAATGGTAGCACTGTGATGTCCACTACCTTCGGATTCAAAAAAGAAGACGGAAAGTTGTTCCTCGTTGACGCGCCGATGAACTGGAACCGAGAAAAGGTAGTAAACTATTTAGATGATTTGATTGAGAAAAAAGACAATTGGTTAAAGGACTATGTAGATCATTCCAGCCAAACGTTTAAAATTGAACTTGTTGCGAAAAAAGGGGAAGAACCTTCTGAAAAGGAAATCAAAGAACTTTTTTCCAAAGAAAACAACGAAGTCCTAACCATCAACGTCATCACTCATGAAGGTAAACTTCGTAACTTCACTCCTGAAGAAATCATCAAACGATTCTGTGATTTTAGAAAAACACATCTCATCCGCCGTTTCAAACGTTTGGCGGGACTCGAAAAAGAAAAAATCGATCGTAACTCCGAACTCATTCGATTCATCAAAGAAAAATGGAATGAGAAAGTAACAGGGATTAAATCTAAGAAAGAATTTGAAGACAAATTGAAAGCAGCCAAGTTCGTTTATTTCGAATGGTTGAGTTCAATTCCTGTCTATAGAATGACTTTGGAAGAAGTTCGCAAATGTGAAGATGCCATTGTAGAAGCAAAAACAAAATACACCGAGTATACGGCATTACAAAAAGACGACAAAAAACTCACCGGTTTTATGACCGATGAACTTGATGAACTGAAGAAAAAATGGGATCCGAAATAA
- the gltX gene encoding glutamate--tRNA ligase, producing the protein MTEVRTRFAPSPSGFLHVGGARTALFNYLYAKAKKGKFLLRIEDTDQDRSTEASFKIILESLKWLGMECDEGPGVGGPNGPYTQSERIHIYKEYTDKLISEKKAYRCFCSAEELEGKKKQADAMGIPYIYDGKCSDLTDAEINSQIEKKIPFTVRFKTPHKIVIVDDMIQGKVKFESKLIGDFIIVKSDGFPSYNYAVVIDDALMKITHVIRGVGHLSNTPRQILIFEAFGFPLPRFAHASEIVGTDGKKLSKRAGATSVLAFRDLGYSSDTMRNYMALLGWTSPDGKEYMSDEELCSVFDVERCSKSPATFDVFKKLKEEEKETVDFNKLSLLGLAEYLNPKSKLNWMSNKYIRDVKIETLGKELEPFLKDCQIPETYKSGTNPQLLSILDSVRVYLDRLIQAPPYIEEFFLENLQFENEEAKQLVLDGNGKAVVSAFYQAVKAKPLSNPDEYKEAMTKAGETTGEKGRTLFMPIRAITTGKSHGLELPILFSLLGQEKLIHRMEQLAKSLNIAI; encoded by the coding sequence ATGACAGAAGTTCGCACTCGTTTTGCCCCATCCCCATCTGGATTTCTCCATGTAGGTGGAGCAAGAACAGCTTTATTTAATTATTTATATGCTAAGGCCAAAAAGGGAAAATTTTTACTTCGGATCGAAGATACGGACCAGGACCGTTCTACAGAAGCATCTTTCAAAATCATTTTAGAATCTTTAAAGTGGCTCGGGATGGAATGTGATGAAGGCCCGGGAGTTGGTGGCCCGAACGGCCCGTACACTCAGTCCGAAAGAATTCATATTTATAAAGAATACACTGACAAACTGATTTCCGAAAAAAAAGCTTATCGTTGTTTTTGTTCTGCAGAAGAATTGGAAGGCAAAAAAAAACAAGCCGATGCCATGGGAATTCCTTACATCTATGATGGAAAATGTTCAGACCTTACTGATGCAGAAATCAATTCCCAAATTGAGAAAAAAATTCCCTTTACTGTAAGATTCAAAACTCCTCATAAAATTGTCATCGTAGATGATATGATCCAAGGAAAAGTAAAGTTTGAATCCAAACTCATTGGTGACTTTATCATTGTGAAGTCTGATGGATTTCCTTCGTATAACTATGCTGTGGTGATCGATGATGCGCTAATGAAAATCACACATGTGATTCGTGGAGTAGGACACCTTTCTAACACTCCTCGCCAAATTTTAATTTTTGAAGCCTTTGGATTTCCACTCCCAAGGTTTGCTCATGCCAGTGAAATCGTAGGAACCGATGGAAAAAAACTTTCCAAACGCGCGGGTGCGACATCCGTCCTTGCTTTCCGTGACTTAGGATATTCGAGTGATACCATGCGTAACTACATGGCACTTCTCGGATGGACTTCTCCCGATGGAAAAGAATACATGAGCGATGAAGAACTTTGTTCCGTCTTTGATGTGGAACGCTGCTCTAAATCCCCTGCTACCTTTGATGTATTTAAAAAACTAAAAGAAGAAGAAAAGGAAACTGTTGATTTTAATAAGTTATCTTTACTTGGACTTGCAGAATATTTAAACCCAAAATCAAAACTCAACTGGATGTCGAACAAATACATCCGCGATGTAAAAATTGAAACCTTAGGGAAGGAACTCGAACCTTTCTTAAAGGACTGCCAAATCCCAGAAACTTATAAGTCGGGAACAAACCCACAACTCCTCTCCATTTTAGATTCAGTGCGTGTGTATTTGGATCGCCTCATCCAAGCTCCGCCCTACATCGAAGAATTCTTTTTAGAAAATCTTCAATTTGAAAACGAGGAAGCCAAACAACTTGTTTTGGATGGGAACGGTAAAGCGGTAGTCTCTGCTTTTTACCAAGCGGTCAAAGCAAAACCGTTATCAAACCCGGATGAATACAAAGAAGCCATGACCAAGGCAGGAGAAACTACGGGGGAAAAAGGAAGGACGCTCTTTATGCCGATCCGAGCCATCACTACGGGAAAATCCCATGGCCTCGAACTTCCCATCCTCTTTAGCCTTCTTGGCCAAGAAAAGCTCATCCACAGGATGGAACAGCTGGCAAAGTCGCTAAACATCGCGATTTAG
- a CDS encoding ATP-binding protein: MFLPPDMSSVKHFRKELKGTLEGNGFSADNIMHIELAADEALTNAVAANVSCHCDETIICRWRIDSSKFTLYILDYGSGLSEEGSLPDTDKELLRSNQSQCFSTFLDHIKNHQSKKPDTLPYNGSGQKHKNMGKGLKIINAMMDSVKVMFHGEGMVDEAPAGFKVMGSIIALEYDRSKHL, translated from the coding sequence ATGTTCCTACCCCCTGATATGTCCTCTGTCAAACATTTCAGAAAAGAGCTAAAAGGCACCTTGGAAGGGAACGGGTTTAGTGCAGACAATATCATGCACATTGAATTGGCTGCTGATGAAGCCCTGACCAATGCAGTCGCAGCAAATGTTTCCTGCCATTGTGATGAAACCATTATCTGTCGTTGGAGGATTGATTCCTCCAAATTCACATTGTATATTTTGGATTATGGATCAGGACTCTCAGAGGAAGGTTCCCTTCCCGACACAGACAAAGAACTCCTTCGTTCCAACCAATCCCAATGTTTTAGCACCTTCCTTGATCACATCAAAAACCACCAAAGTAAAAAACCGGATACCCTTCCTTATAATGGTTCAGGCCAAAAACATAAGAACATGGGAAAAGGATTGAAAATTATCAATGCCATGATGGACTCCGTTAAAGTAATGTTTCACGGAGAAGGAATGGTAGACGAAGCACCGGCGGGGTTCAAAGTTATGGGTTCCATCATCGCTCTCGAATACGACCGTTCCAAACACTTATAA